A window from Salvia miltiorrhiza cultivar Shanhuang (shh) chromosome 2, IMPLAD_Smil_shh, whole genome shotgun sequence encodes these proteins:
- the LOC131010063 gene encoding F-box protein At3g07870-like, which produces MERDFFRYLPQEIIIDILSRLPIITILSCKCVCKSWNDLVKSSEFAESHLSRSVPGLALFLGRGCRKPHKILEFVDMPGLVNSEHHRNRVFNVNFKFNFPSYAYIYSSVNGLLFMCTQDMSNPRDLFICNPVTHDYISLPHPPDCLFLHHSFGFGMSKTTGQYKLVRIFHVCREFVPPECEVYTLGTGLWRSIKAGGPGPLMYEARTGAFMNGNLHWLVADSKGCQRISCFDLETELFSSFASPPDRPKENNFFRCCLSVLGDRLCLCDNFNGVIVIWMMKEYGDEKSWTKEFVIRKQPHRSFWGKFCGFHFPIKVFKDGDILVAEQDGPDLFCYSSEGGTIQEIDPFKVCCYSLTNTVIYTPSFLSVKMFGTEKVCSF; this is translated from the coding sequence ATGGAGCGAGATTTCTTTAGATATCTGCCACAAGAAATCATAATCGACATCCTCTCAAGACTCCCCATCATAACCATTTTGAGCTGCAAATGTGTTTGTAAGTCGTGGAACGATCTTGTCAAGTCTTCTGAGTTTGCCGAGTCACATCTTTCTAGATCAGTCCCCGGCCTCGCCCTCTTTCTAGGCAGGGGTTGCCGAAAGCCACACAAGATTCTTGAATTTGTAGACATGCCTGGTTTGGTAAACTCTGAACATCATCGTAACAGAGTCTTCAACGTCAACTTCAAGTTCAACTTCCCTTCCTATGCATACATATATAGCTCAGTTAACGGTTTGCTCTTTATGTGTACACAAGACATGAGTAATCCGCGTGATCTTTTCATCTGCAACCCTGTGACCCATGACTACATCAGCCTTCCTCATCCTCCAGATTGTCTGTTTCTCCATCACAGTTTTGGGTTTGGGATGAGCAAAACGACGGGCCAGTATAAGCTGGTTCGGATCTTTCATGTTTGCAGAGAATTTGTTCCTCCTGAATGCGAGGTTTACACTCTTGGGACGGGATTGTGGAGAAGCATTAAAGCTGGTGGCCCTGGCCCACTTATGTACGAAGCACGTACAGGTGCATTTATGAACGGAAATCTTCACTGGTTGGTAGCCGATTCCAAGGGCTGTCAACGGATTTCTTGCTTTGATCTAGAAACCGAGCTTTTTAGCAGCTTTGCTTCTCCTCCTGATCGTCCAAAGGAAAATAATTTCTTTCGCTGTTGCCTCTCTGTTCTGGGGGATCGCCTGTGTTTGTGCGATAATTTTAATGGTGTGATTGTTATCTGGATGATGAAGGAATATGGAGACGAGAAATCTTGGACAAAGGAATTTGTCATTAGAAAACAACCTCATAGAAGTTTTTGGGGCAAATTTTGTGGATTCCATTTCCCTATCAAAGTGTTCAAAGATGGCGACATCTTGGTCGCAGAGCAAGACGGCCCTGATCTATTTTGCTACTCGAGCGAGGGTGGAACTATTCAAGAAATTGATCCTTTTAAGGTATGTTGCTATAGTCTTACCAATACAGTCATTTATACCCCAAGCTTTCTTTCGGTCAAAATGTTTGGGACGGAGAAGGTATGCTCGTTCTGA